One Paenibacillus sp. FSL W8-0186 genomic window carries:
- a CDS encoding alpha/beta fold hydrolase has protein sequence MSTFVLVHGAWHGGWSWDKIVPLLRDAGHRVLTVDLPGHGTDTDTTAVSKVTLQDYTDHLCRVLDNESEPMILVGHSMGGLVITQTAEYRPDKIQLLVYVCAFLPVNGQSLLQILEKDDTASPLPIIRSEDNTYLKLNKSFVKDAFFGECSENDSFEAIQKLCFQPLLPFATPVRTTEDNFGRIPRVYIETLKDNALSTRCQREMYARTPCRSIITMDTDHSPFLSQPKVLSSHLNNLAEQMEVC, from the coding sequence ATGAGTACATTTGTTTTAGTCCATGGCGCATGGCACGGAGGATGGAGTTGGGATAAAATAGTCCCCTTGTTGCGAGACGCCGGACACCGGGTTCTTACTGTAGACTTGCCCGGACATGGAACGGATACGGATACAACTGCAGTTTCGAAAGTTACTTTGCAAGACTACACGGATCATCTATGCCGTGTTTTGGACAATGAGTCTGAACCGATGATTTTGGTGGGGCACAGCATGGGTGGACTTGTGATCACCCAAACCGCTGAATATCGTCCTGACAAAATTCAATTGCTCGTTTATGTATGTGCCTTTCTGCCGGTAAATGGTCAAAGCTTACTTCAAATCCTCGAAAAGGACGATACAGCATCGCCTCTTCCTATCATAAGAAGCGAGGATAACACTTATTTAAAGCTCAATAAGTCATTTGTAAAAGACGCTTTTTTTGGTGAGTGCTCTGAAAATGATTCTTTTGAGGCAATACAAAAACTTTGTTTCCAACCACTGCTGCCTTTTGCCACACCCGTTCGGACAACGGAAGATAATTTCGGAAGGATCCCCCGTGTGTATATTGAAACACTCAAGGACAATGCTCTCTCCACAAGATGTCAAAGAGAAATGTACGCTCGAACACCTTGCAGGTCCATTATTACTATGGATACAGACCACTCCCCATTCTTATCACAACCGAAAGTTTTATCGTCTCATTTGAATAACTTAGCTGAGCAAATGGAAGTTTGCTAG
- a CDS encoding PH domain-containing protein: MAETSHILEWTLVSECPIPPDVNNLLVPGEEAVAAYKTFRDSAVFTNKRLIVRDAQGFTGKKVEIYSLPYSSIDMWSTENAGGFLDMNAEVELWTRAGHIKVKLQKGVDIRRFDMLIANALLTK; encoded by the coding sequence ATGGCTGAGACAAGTCATATACTGGAATGGACACTTGTATCCGAGTGCCCGATTCCCCCGGATGTGAACAACCTGCTCGTTCCCGGGGAAGAGGCGGTCGCTGCCTACAAAACCTTTCGCGACAGCGCCGTTTTTACGAACAAAAGATTGATTGTCCGGGATGCGCAGGGCTTTACGGGCAAGAAAGTCGAAATCTACTCGCTGCCTTACTCCTCGATTGATATGTGGTCTACGGAGAATGCGGGCGGATTTCTGGATATGAACGCCGAGGTAGAACTGTGGACGCGTGCGGGCCATATTAAGGTGAAGCTGCAGAAAGGCGTCGATATCCGCAGGTTCGATATGCTCATCGCAAATGCGCTGTTAACGAAGTGA